Proteins from a single region of Natrinema amylolyticum:
- a CDS encoding acyl-CoA dehydrogenase family protein, protein MDFSEPADASRLKSELDEFIETEIRPLEDDHERFLGPDAERHIFDDEFRQVPEYLDLKATIRERAAEAGFWGMNMPESVGGRGIGALTDALVAEYLADQPPGLHTYAVRGAGGGPTPILLNCDDEQRERYLEPLMAGEKTTCFALTEPDAGSDPQFLRTTAERDGDEWVINGEKSWISNAPYADFAMVFARTSGEPGQIDGISCFLVDTDTPGLSVGDIHRPMGHAWVAPAELEFEDCRVGDDALLGTEGKGFYQAMEWIGNARLGVAAGCVGSAQFLLEKALDYAEERETFGKPLVERQGISFPLAEVAMDVERTRQLYQYAAWKVDEGHNARKETAMAKLAAAKLENKAADVAMQIHGAKGYSRREPIEDRYRTARGKRLTEGSDEMQKQTIVRELRN, encoded by the coding sequence ATGGACTTCAGCGAACCAGCCGACGCTAGCCGCCTCAAATCGGAGCTCGACGAGTTCATCGAAACGGAGATACGGCCGCTCGAGGACGACCACGAGCGGTTTCTCGGTCCGGATGCGGAACGACACATCTTCGACGACGAGTTCAGGCAAGTTCCCGAGTACCTCGACCTGAAAGCGACGATCCGCGAGCGCGCCGCCGAGGCCGGATTCTGGGGCATGAACATGCCGGAGTCAGTCGGCGGTCGGGGAATCGGTGCGCTCACCGACGCGCTCGTCGCCGAGTACCTGGCCGACCAGCCCCCGGGTCTCCACACGTATGCGGTCCGCGGTGCCGGCGGTGGTCCGACGCCGATCTTGCTCAACTGCGACGACGAGCAGCGAGAGCGGTATCTCGAGCCGCTCATGGCCGGCGAGAAGACGACGTGTTTCGCGCTGACCGAACCCGACGCTGGCAGCGATCCGCAGTTTCTCAGGACGACAGCGGAAAGAGACGGTGACGAATGGGTGATCAACGGCGAGAAGTCGTGGATCAGCAACGCGCCCTACGCCGATTTCGCGATGGTGTTCGCGCGGACGAGCGGCGAGCCGGGGCAAATCGACGGGATATCGTGTTTCCTCGTCGATACGGACACGCCAGGGCTCTCGGTCGGCGACATCCACCGGCCGATGGGCCACGCCTGGGTCGCGCCGGCGGAACTCGAGTTCGAGGACTGTCGCGTCGGTGACGACGCTCTCCTCGGGACCGAAGGGAAGGGGTTCTACCAGGCGATGGAGTGGATCGGCAACGCGCGGCTGGGCGTCGCGGCCGGCTGCGTCGGGTCGGCCCAGTTCCTTCTCGAGAAGGCTCTCGACTACGCCGAAGAGCGCGAAACGTTCGGCAAACCGCTCGTCGAGCGACAGGGGATCTCGTTCCCGCTCGCCGAGGTCGCGATGGACGTCGAGCGGACGCGACAGCTCTACCAGTATGCTGCCTGGAAGGTCGATGAGGGTCATAACGCGCGCAAGGAGACGGCGATGGCGAAACTCGCCGCTGCGAAGTTGGAAAACAAAGCGGCAGACGTCGCGATGCAGATTCACGGCGCGAAGGGATACTCGCGGCGGGAGCCGATCGAAGACCGGTATCGAACCGCTCGCGGGAAACGACTCACGGAGGGATCGGACGAGATGCAAAAGCAAACGATCGTTCGCGAACTACGGAACTGA